The following coding sequences are from one candidate division KSB1 bacterium window:
- a CDS encoding rhomboid family intramembrane serine protease, translating into MAKHGERHAILCPACGKLVSAEAEVCIHCGYSRPGKLGFHSVVRRLGGRGVRAVPMLVALCVVLYVVSLLLDLRAVAQPHGVTGLLAPSMRSLARLGMTGAAALFAGRWWTLITAIYLHGNLLHLLFNVLWIRQLGPAVEELFGTPRLLLIFTLSGAAGMLFSGLLGVGFTIGASGAIFGLMGALISYGRMHGGLMGSLLSRQLLLWAVVLLAMGFLMPGVNNVAHLVGFASGFLLAQLLGYGERRGSSLRLQLAAAATATLTLLCFVLALLA; encoded by the coding sequence GTGGCTAAGCACGGCGAAAGACATGCAATCCTCTGCCCCGCATGTGGCAAGCTGGTGAGCGCCGAGGCCGAGGTCTGTATCCACTGCGGCTATAGCCGGCCGGGAAAGTTGGGCTTCCACTCCGTGGTGCGTCGACTGGGTGGCCGAGGGGTGCGGGCCGTGCCGATGCTGGTGGCGCTGTGCGTGGTGCTCTACGTGGTGAGCCTGCTGCTCGACCTGCGCGCGGTGGCGCAGCCGCATGGCGTGACCGGGCTGCTGGCGCCGAGCATGCGGAGTCTGGCGCGTCTGGGCATGACCGGCGCGGCGGCGCTCTTTGCCGGGAGGTGGTGGACGCTCATCACTGCGATCTATCTGCATGGCAACCTCCTGCACCTGCTTTTCAACGTGCTGTGGATCCGGCAGTTGGGGCCCGCTGTCGAGGAGCTTTTCGGCACGCCGCGCCTGTTGCTCATCTTCACGCTCTCCGGGGCCGCAGGCATGCTTTTCTCCGGACTGTTGGGCGTGGGCTTCACCATAGGCGCTTCGGGCGCCATCTTTGGGCTCATGGGCGCGCTGATCAGTTACGGCCGCATGCATGGGGGACTCATGGGGTCACTCTTGTCCCGCCAGCTCTTGCTCTGGGCAGTGGTACTGCTGGCCATGGGCTTTCTGATGCCTGGCGTGAACAATGTTGCCCACCTGGTGGGCTTTGCAAGTGGGTTTCTCCTTGCCCAGCTCCTCGGGTATGGCGAACGGCGCGGCAGCTCGTTGCGACTGCAGCTTGCGGCGGCAGCTACCGCGA